A window of the Lactuca sativa cultivar Salinas chromosome 5, Lsat_Salinas_v11, whole genome shotgun sequence genome harbors these coding sequences:
- the LOC111914378 gene encoding transcription factor ILR3 produces MVSPENTNWIYDYGLIDDISVPVGNFLTPVCGSSWPMQTALNGSSSIPSVELDSLPADTDGIKESGSKKRGRNEQCSGTGTTSKACREKLRRDKLNDKFVELASILEPGRNPKTDKSAILVDAVRMVTQLRSEAQKLKDSNSDLQEKIKDLKSEKNELRDEKQRLKAEKEKLEEEVNMINSQPRFMGVSPGIPAGYPPQVQSASLASMGNKLVPVMSYPGMAMWQFLPPAAVDTSQDHELHPPVA; encoded by the exons ATGGTTTCTCCGGAGAACACTAATTGGATCTACGATTACGGGTTGATCGATGATATCTCGGTTCCCGTAGGTAATTTCCTTACGCCGGTATGTGGATCCAGCTGGCCTATGCAGACCGCTTTGAATGGTTCATCATCCATCCCTAG TGTGGAACTTGATAGCTTACCTGCAGATACAGATGGCATTAAAGAAAGTGGTTCAAAAAAGCG GGGTAGGAATGAACAATGCAGTGGTACTGGTACAACCTCCAAAGCTTGCCGAGAGAAGTTGAGAAGGGATAAGCTAAATGACAA GTTTGTTGAATTGGCTTCAATTCTTGAGCCTGGGAGGAACCCTAAAACTGATAAGTCTGCTATTTTGGTTGATGCTGTGCGAATGGTGACTCAATTAAGAAGTGAAGCACAGAAGCTAAAAGACTCGAATTCAGATCTCCAGGAGAAAATTAAAGACCTTAAG TCTGAAAAGAACGAACTACGAGATGAAAAGCAGAGACTAAAGGCTGAAAAagagaagcttgaagaagaagtgaACATGATCAACAGCCAACCGAGGTTTATGGGTGTGTCACCTGGCATCCCAGCTGGATACCCTCCTCAAGTCCAATCAGCGTCATTAGCATCAATGGGTAATAAACTGGTTCCTGTTATGAGTTACCCAGGAATGGCCATGTGGCAGTTCTTGCCACCTGCTGCGGTCGATACCTCACAGGATCATGAGCTCCACCCGCCAGTCGCCTAA